A region from the Hippoglossus hippoglossus isolate fHipHip1 chromosome 16, fHipHip1.pri, whole genome shotgun sequence genome encodes:
- the onecutl gene encoding one cut domain, family member, like, with protein MDGGLGEMSLHTHPDLAHSQDGRAMLHSRDLSAAFPRPSLGGPSMSLEPEPRPPGFDHSMSALGYSGDSPSSSGSTYTTLTPLQPFDDKFHHHHHHHHPCLPVSNVIGSFTLMREDRGLSTNFYNPYGKDLAMTQSLSPPSTGSGLGSSMHGYGSLGNSPNGNGGQMLHGGYDVHGGSLFCRTSDFAREISQPGLGGGDVSVGHQLNKMEAHQHVTGHHPHLYSQHYQPHHHPSQQASKVSEHLHSSSSASSSPGEGMLSGMQGSGGSTGEEINTRDVAQRIITELKRYSIPQAIFAERVLCRSQGTLSDLLRNPKPWGKLKSGRETFKRMSRWLQEPEFQRMASLRLEACKRKEQEQSKLERNQGPKRTRLVFTDLQRRTLLAIFRENHRPTKELQVTISQQLGLELSTVSNFFMNARRRNINKWADEGRPSSTGSSGSSVSSSAVSCSTA; from the exons ATGGACGGGGGTCTAGGAGAGATGTCCCTCCACACTCACCCGGATCTGGCTCACAGTCAGGACGGCAGGGCCATGCTGCACTCGCGGGACCTTTCAGCTGCTTTCCCCAGGCCCTCCCTCGGGGGCCCCTCCATGTCCCTGGAGCCCGAGCCCCGTCCGCCGGGCTTCGACCACTCCATGTCGGCACTGGGCTACAGCGGCGACTCCCCGTCCAGCTCCGGCAGCACCTACACCACGCTGACCCCCCTGCAGCCCTTTGATGACAAgttccaccaccaccaccatcaccaccaccctTGCCTGCCCGTCAGCAACGTCATCGGGAGCTTCACCCTCATGCGCGAGGACCGAGGCCTCAGCACCAACTTCTACAACCCCTATGGCAAGGACCTCGCCATGACCCAAAGCctgtcccccccctccacagGTTCAGGCCTGGGCTCCTCCATGCACGGCTATGGCAGTCTGGGTAACAGCCCCAATGGCAATGGTGGTCAGATGCTCCACGGCGGCTACGACGTCCACGGGGGGAGCCTCTTCTGCAGAACATCGGATTTCGCCCGCGAGATCTCGCAACCGGGCCTTGGAGGAGGCGACGTGTCCGTGGGGCATCAGTTGAATAAAATGGAGGCTCACCAGCATGTCACGGGCCACCACCCTCACCTCTACAGCCAGCACTACCAACCGCACCATCACCCCAGCCAGCAGGCCTCCAAGGTGAGCGAGCACCTGCACTCCTCGTCGTCCGCCTCGTCCTCGCCCGGCGAGGGCATGCTGTCGGGCATGCAGGGCAGCGGAGGCAGCACCGGGGAGGAGATCAATACCAGGGATGTGGCCCAGAGGATCATCACCGAGCTGAAGAGGTACAGCATCCCCCAGGCCATCTTCGCCGAGAGGGTTCTGTGTAGGTCACAGGGCACGCTGTCCGACCTCCTGAGGAACCCCAAGCCCTGGGGCAAGCTCAAGTCCGGCCGCGAGACCTTTAAGAGGATGTCCCGCTGGCTCCAGGAGCCAGAGTTTCAAAGAATGGCCTCGCTCCGGCTGGAGG CCTGCAAGcggaaggagcaggagcagagcaaGCTGGAGCGGAATCAAGGCCCGAAGCGCACCAGGCTGGTGTTCACCGACCTGCAGCGGCGTACGCTCCTGGCCATCTTCAGGGAGAACCACCGCCCGACCAAAGAGCTGCAGGTTACCATCTCCCAGCAGCTGGGCCTGGAGCTGTCCACCGTCAGCAACTTCTTCATGAACGCCCGCCGACGCAACATCAACAAGTGGGCAGACGAGGGCCGTCCCTCCTCCACGGGTTCCTCGGGCTCCAGCGTTTCCTCCTCCGCAGTGTCCTGCAGCACGGCGTGA